Genomic DNA from Aquisalimonas asiatica:
TTTTTGCCTGAGCCACCTCCAGCGCTTCCTTGAGAATCTCGGTCTCCATGGTCTTGCGCCCCAGCACCCGCTCGAGCTCACGCACCTGGCGCTTCAACGCCTTCACCTCGGCGGCACTGACCACCTCGTCGCCCGAGCCCACTGCCGTCATGCCAACGTCGTTCATCAGCTTCTTCCACCGGAACAGGAGACTTGGGGATATACCATGGCGCCGCGCCACAAGCGACACCGACATGCCGGGCTGCTCGCACAGCGCCACCAGATCGGCCTTCTTCCGGGGTGAATACCGACGCCGCCGTTGAACCCCCGTTACCACTTCGATGCGTTCCACCTTGGTCACTCCTTTGCACTAGGTCTATGCCTATGCCTTCAGGTCAACGAACAAGGTGTCCGGTCGAAACGGGGACTCCTTCATCCACCACAGCCCCTCAGTTATGGCCTTGAATCTTCCATCCCCGCGTATGCGGGGCAACCTGGTTTTGCGCATACTGGCTGCGCACGTACTTGGGTCTATCCCCGCGTATGCGGGGCAACCTTTTCCCCTTTCGTCCGGTTGAACACTTCATTAGGTCTAACCCCGCGCATGCGGGGCAACCCCGTCCGGGTCGTGCGCCCGGGGCTGGACGATGGGTCTATCCCCGCGCATGCGGGGCAACCTGGCGATTGCGGTGCCGGGGCAGGGTGCTGGTGGGTCTATCCCCGCGCATGCGGGGCATGCCCGGCACGATGACGCAAGCCACGGGGCGAAGGCAGGTCTATCCCCGCGCATGCGGGGCAACCGGTGAATCCCCGTCGCGGGTCGCCTGGTCGCGGGGTCTATCCCCGCGCATGCGGGGCAACCGCCCATAGACGGTTCTCTACCGTCACGCGCCGGGGTCTATCACCGCGCATGCGGGGCAACCACTCGACCACGTCCCACTCGTGGAGCTGGCACGGGTCTATCCCCGCGCATGCGGGGCAACCCATGCACCTTCGTCATGCGTCCTCCTGGTCAAGGGTCTATCCCCGCGCATGCGGGGCAACCCACAACCAGCCGGCGCGTCGGCGGATCGCCGTGGGTCTATCCCCGCGCATGCGGGGCAACCATCCGCACCCACGGCTACCTGATCTCGAAGCACGGTCTATCCCCGCGCATGCGGGGCAACCTTCACGTCCTGCCCCTTTCGGACGGCGTGCTCGGGTCTATCCCCGCGCATGCGGGGCAACCTCAAACCCGCGCTGGTAGCGTTCGACTTGGTCGGGTCTATCCCCGCGCATGCGGGGCAACCGGCATCGTGAGATGCCAGGATCTGTCCGGTCAGGGTCTATCCCCGCGCATGCGGGGCAACCCTGGCGGCCATTCGGGACCGATGGGCGGAAGCGGGTCTATCCCCGCGCATGCGGGGCAACCCTTAGTTATGGCAGTGCTCGAAACTGCCGCCAAGGTCTATCCCCGCGCATGCGGGGCAACCCCCTTGACCTCGGCACCCGTCGCCTCGCTCAGAGGTCTATCCCCGCGCATGCGGGGCAACCTAACACCGTGGGCATGTCTTCCATGAGCATACGGGTCTATCCCCGCGCATGCGGGGCAACCAGTTGGACCGCTGGGGCTGCGTCACCTCGCTGCGGTCTATCCCCGCGCATGCGGGGCAACCTGTGCTTTATCGCCTTGGGTGGTGGTCTATACGGGTCTATCCCCGCGCATGCGGGGCAACCGACCAGCAACAGTTCCGCCGGGCTGAAAGCCAGGGTCTATCCCCGCGCATGCGGGGCAACCGTGCGCAAGCGCAGAGTGTGCTAATCACGATGGGGTCTATCCCCGCGCATGCGGGGCAACCGAGTATCAGGCGCTGCGGAACAAGAACTACGTGGGTCTATCCCCGCGCATGCGGGGCAACCGCCCTTGGGGAGACACTGGGCCTGCCCGTGGAGGGTCTATCCCCGCGCATGCGGGGCAACCGTATCCCCGGAGCGGGTGACGTCGAAGCCCTCGGGTCTATCCCCGCGCATGCGGGGCAACCGTGGAAGCGCCCGGAGATCACTGCGGCCTCGAGGGTCTATCCCCGCGCATGCGGGGCAACCCACGGGATGCGCTCATCCGCTTCCGCCTGGAGAGGTCTATCCCCGCGCATGCGGGGCAACCTACCGCTCCATCGCCTCACTCATCACCTCGACGGGTCTATCCCCGCGCATGCGGGGCAACCCCGGGCCGCCAGGGCGTCATCGTCACCTGCACGGGTCTATCCCCGCGCATGCGGGGCAACCCTGAGAAACAGGAGGCCCAGGGCCATGAATGAGGGTCTATCCCCGCGCATGCGGGGCAACCACTACGAGGACTACGACGGGTTTTCCTTCTCGGGGTCTATCCCCGCGCATGCGGGGCAACCAACACGCGGCCGTTCTCCCGGCGCACGTTCTCGGGTCTATCCCCGCGCATGCGGGGCAACCGGCATATCGACCGACGCGGCAGCGCTTGTCCAGGGTCTATCCCCGCGCATGCGGGGCAACCCCGTACTAGAAGAAGTCAGAGAGACAAAACGCAGGTCTATCCCCGCGCATGCGGGGCAACCGATCGAACCGCCGACCTCCTGCATGCCATGCAGGGTCTATCCCCGCGCATGCGGGGCAACCGACAAGCCGCCGAATCAGCCGCTTGATGTTGGGGGTCTATCCCCGCGCATGCGGGGCAACCTCTTTAATGTAACTTGCTAATTCAGCGAATTTTTAAAGAAAGTCACTACAACGAACCTCGCCTCGCCACCACTAAGCCATCCATTTCTAGCAGTTCCACTGGCGGTATCCCCAGCGTCAACACGGATTGTCCACCAGGCATCTTCTGATCAGCCCAAACCATGATGACGGAGGCATCCGATTCGTAATCCCACCATTTCTCCAGAACCTCCCAGATCCGGTCACGCACGGACGCCGACAAACGGGGCGCGCTGTAAACACCGGCGGTGAGCTCCAGCATGGACGATGCGAGGAAACCACGCATCCGAGTACTCACATTACGAGTCACTACCATTGTCATCGGCATGGAGTAACTCCTTTACGCGATCGATCATCTCGGGGATCAGCCGCTTCTTTCGGAACGTCGTCGCAGCCTCCTTGCGCAGTGTCCTCTCCAAGCTGAGCGAGGGATTCTCCTGAACCTGCCGGGCTACAGCGAACGCGAGTGGAATCGTGATATCGGCACGGTATAAGTCTGCAACATCGAGTGTGAACGCATTGCTCGAGTCTTCGTGGATGAATCCGAGAGGGGGCAGTGCGCCCAACGCAGCAACGGCCACGTCAGCCGCAGATTCGACAAAAGTAGCGGCGTGGTTGATTGCCTGGTTCGGCACATCAGCCGAGGTCGGATCGTTTCTGTTGTAGCGCCGCCCTTTCCACGTGATGCCAAACCGTTCCGCCTGAACACGGTACATTTCCTTCATTCGACCGCCCTCAATGCCGCGTAACACACTGATGTCGCGATGTGGCAGGACTTTGCCGAACCGATACGCATACATACGGCGGGCAACATCGAGTCGCGCCGTTTCCTTGGCCCACAGCGTGGCGTGGGCGCGGGCGATATCCGATTGGCCCTGCCCCATTGGGGGCGCGGTGTACAACTTGGTGCCACCCGATCCGACCGCGGCAAGAAGGGTTCCATGGCGGGCTAGTAGGCGAAGCACATCATGTGTCACAGAAGAACCAGGCCCAAGGAGGATGATCGAAATGCCTTGATACGGGATCGCGTAATCGCCGGCAGCCAATTCGTCCGATTCTGAGCACACAAACCGCAGCGTTCCGTCCTCGACTGACAGTCGCCCCTGAGCCAGCCACAGCAAACCATGGCGGTCGGCATGGGGAATACGCGACCCCGCGAGTCCGAGGCGCCCCTTTAGAAACGCTCCCGCCGTCATGCTGGTTTGAGAAGCACCATGCCAAAGCCAAACGCGCGATGGCGACCGACACCCCGGGCCAGAACCTGGCGAAGTCCTTCGTTATCTCTGACCGTGAACGTGCCAGCGACTAGGGCATCAGGCCTGACTATGCGCCGGCCTGTCGTCGCTTGGCCGTTGGGTGTATGACCGCGGCGCCACATGGAGACTAACCGGAACCCCTGAAG
This window encodes:
- the cas1e gene encoding type I-E CRISPR-associated endonuclease Cas1e; its protein translation is MTAGAFLKGRLGLAGSRIPHADRHGLLWLAQGRLSVEDGTLRFVCSESDELAAGDYAIPYQGISIILLGPGSSVTHDVLRLLARHGTLLAAVGSGGTKLYTAPPMGQGQSDIARAHATLWAKETARLDVARRMYAYRFGKVLPHRDISVLRGIEGGRMKEMYRVQAERFGITWKGRRYNRNDPTSADVPNQAINHAATFVESAADVAVAALGALPPLGFIHEDSSNAFTLDVADLYRADITIPLAFAVARQVQENPSLSLERTLRKEAATTFRKKRLIPEMIDRVKELLHADDNGSDS
- the cas2e gene encoding type I-E CRISPR-associated endoribonuclease Cas2e yields the protein MPMTMVVTRNVSTRMRGFLASSMLELTAGVYSAPRLSASVRDRIWEVLEKWWDYESDASVIMVWADQKMPGGQSVLTLGIPPVELLEMDGLVVARRGSL